A stretch of Mesorhizobium sp. M2A.F.Ca.ET.046.03.2.1 DNA encodes these proteins:
- a CDS encoding cupin domain-containing protein → MSDFQKAVISTPGSERLAKAPHGAKVVVHATAAETNGAFGMWETFTLPGKGPTPSHSHARDRGFLGWFAGLIVFQCGDEEFDAPPGTVVVLPPYVRHSWRNIGDEPGQMFAIVTPGGFEQLFMEIEASGAASPDEIAMIEARLGIINDETLALDR, encoded by the coding sequence TTATCTCCACGCCGGGCAGCGAGCGCCTCGCCAAAGCGCCACATGGTGCGAAGGTAGTCGTCCATGCCACTGCCGCCGAGACCAACGGCGCATTCGGAATGTGGGAAACTTTCACTCTCCCTGGGAAAGGCCCGACCCCCTCACACTCACACGCGCGAGACAGAGGTTTTTTAGGGTGGTTTGCGGGACTTATCGTTTTCCAGTGCGGTGACGAAGAATTCGATGCCCCTCCAGGCACTGTCGTCGTTCTGCCCCCTTACGTGCGTCACAGCTGGCGCAACATTGGCGACGAGCCCGGGCAGATGTTCGCAATAGTAACGCCGGGCGGCTTCGAGCAACTCTTCATGGAGATAGAGGCGTCTGGTGCCGCCTCGCCCGACGAGATAGCAATGATTGAAGCCCGTCTTGGGATAATCAACGACGAGACGTTGGCGCTCGATCGTTAA